Proteins found in one Mycobacterium branderi genomic segment:
- a CDS encoding hydrogenase: MALAGNQFVPTVYDGTANTVALIVLLLEFGMLRQAMLRGQVRLYAGQSFAVSVLAGVVAFHHHVPELYALAVLSFLLKVIAVPLLVFGLLREAPEEIAGSGVLGVATEVLISIGIGAFGFFAVGVLGIHSEMLPTTALSLSVAVVLVAFVLMIVRRDVVSQAIGFFSLENGASLASMVVAAGMPLILEVAFLFDLLVAVVVFGVLMRTHHRRTRSLSTASLDRLRG, translated from the coding sequence ATGGCGTTGGCGGGCAACCAGTTCGTTCCCACGGTCTACGACGGAACCGCCAACACCGTGGCGCTGATCGTGCTGCTGCTGGAGTTCGGGATGTTGCGGCAAGCGATGCTGCGCGGCCAGGTCCGGCTGTACGCAGGGCAGTCATTCGCGGTCAGCGTGCTGGCCGGCGTCGTCGCCTTCCACCATCATGTTCCCGAGCTGTACGCGCTTGCCGTGTTGTCGTTCTTGCTCAAAGTGATCGCCGTCCCGCTGCTGGTGTTCGGGCTGCTTCGGGAAGCCCCTGAAGAGATCGCCGGCAGCGGAGTGCTCGGTGTGGCAACCGAAGTGCTGATCTCGATCGGCATCGGTGCGTTCGGGTTTTTCGCCGTTGGTGTTCTCGGTATCCATTCCGAAATGCTGCCCACCACCGCGCTCAGCTTGTCGGTGGCGGTAGTGCTGGTGGCCTTCGTGCTGATGATCGTTCGGCGCGACGTGGTCAGTCAAGCCATCGGCTTCTTCTCGCTGGAAAACGGCGCGTCCCTGGCGAGCATGGTCGTAGCAGCGGGAATGCCGCTCATCCTCGAGGTCGCGTTCTTGTTCGACCTGCTGGTGGCCGTCGTGGTATTCGGGGTGCTGATGCGCACCCACCATCGGCGGACGCGGTCGCTGTCCACGGCATCGCTCGATCGGCTCCGGGGGTAG
- a CDS encoding proton-conducting transporter transmembrane domain-containing protein produces the protein MSAVMVLLIVLPLLTMLVCTVAPHGVAAAATAVTGIIALVLAAILVPASLNHTLTALRYLRADALSVVFLLGTCFVYAVVGVYSIGYLGDEARAVRSDTAEEQALFARYSTQFYLGVNAFAWSMICAPLVNGLALLWIAVEITTVVSALLVALDNTEGATEAAWKYVLIASSGLGIALLATIFMYYSGAQVLGQSYDLAFDPLITAGNQLSQTPVRLAFVLAVVGFGTKVGLFPVHTWLPDAHAEAPTPVSALLSGSLLAVSFYAILRYYQITVAALGPRFPQIVLLVFGVLSLLLAALYLLEQRDIKRLLAYSSVEHMGIIAIGVSFGASIAFSGVLLHVLAHAAAKANAFMGAGVLVRKFGTKELARMAQGIGLLPWSGPMFLVAVFALSAMPPFALFRSEFQIVAGGFTHGRNVATAALVILVNLAFLGLTWATTRILFRPEPEAPSADGSTLSAGEPSRWMVAPVAVGVLVLVVLGVAPPSDLVDLLHHGAAELMVGTR, from the coding sequence ATGTCCGCGGTGATGGTGCTGCTCATTGTCCTGCCGTTGCTCACCATGCTGGTGTGTACCGTTGCGCCACACGGAGTTGCCGCGGCTGCCACCGCAGTTACGGGGATCATCGCCCTCGTGCTGGCAGCGATACTGGTGCCGGCCAGTCTCAACCACACCCTCACGGCGCTGCGGTACCTGCGCGCCGATGCACTTTCTGTCGTGTTCCTGCTGGGCACCTGCTTCGTCTATGCGGTCGTCGGGGTGTATTCCATCGGATACCTCGGCGACGAAGCGCGTGCTGTTCGATCCGACACCGCCGAGGAGCAGGCGCTGTTCGCCCGCTATAGCACCCAGTTCTATTTGGGGGTCAACGCCTTTGCCTGGTCGATGATCTGCGCACCGCTGGTCAACGGTCTGGCCCTGCTGTGGATTGCCGTGGAAATCACCACCGTCGTCTCGGCGCTGTTGGTGGCGCTGGACAACACCGAAGGCGCAACCGAGGCCGCGTGGAAGTATGTGCTGATCGCGTCGTCCGGGCTCGGCATCGCGCTGCTGGCCACAATTTTCATGTACTACTCGGGCGCGCAGGTTCTCGGCCAGTCCTATGATCTGGCGTTCGACCCATTGATCACCGCCGGCAACCAATTGTCCCAGACGCCGGTACGTTTGGCGTTCGTCTTGGCGGTGGTGGGTTTCGGCACCAAGGTGGGACTGTTTCCGGTGCACACGTGGCTGCCGGATGCGCATGCCGAGGCGCCGACACCGGTGTCGGCGCTGCTGTCGGGGTCACTGCTGGCGGTGAGCTTCTACGCGATCCTGCGCTATTACCAGATCACCGTCGCGGCCCTCGGGCCGCGGTTTCCGCAGATCGTGCTGTTGGTCTTTGGTGTGCTGTCGTTGCTGCTGGCGGCGCTGTACCTACTCGAGCAGCGTGATATCAAGCGGCTGCTCGCTTATTCGAGCGTCGAGCATATGGGCATCATTGCGATCGGTGTCAGCTTCGGCGCGTCGATTGCGTTTTCGGGTGTGCTCTTGCATGTTCTCGCGCACGCCGCCGCCAAGGCCAACGCGTTCATGGGGGCCGGTGTGCTGGTGCGCAAGTTCGGGACCAAGGAACTCGCCCGGATGGCACAGGGCATCGGGCTGCTTCCGTGGTCGGGTCCGATGTTTTTGGTCGCCGTTTTCGCTTTGTCGGCGATGCCGCCGTTCGCCTTGTTCCGCAGTGAGTTTCAAATTGTTGCCGGCGGCTTCACCCACGGCCGCAACGTGGCCACCGCGGCGCTCGTCATCCTGGTCAACCTCGCGTTTCTGGGGCTGACGTGGGCGACGACGCGGATATTGTTTCGACCGGAGCCAGAAGCGCCGAGCGCGGACGGGTCTACATTGAGTGCCGGCGAGCCGAGCCGCTGGATGGTGGCACCGGTCGCGGTAGGAGTGCTGGTTCTCGTGGTGTTGGGGGTGGCACCGCCGTCGGATTTGGTCGATCTGCTCCACCACGGTGCGGCCGAGTTGATGGTGGGTACGCGATGA
- a CDS encoding hydrogenase large subunit produces MSIAVTITVTDLDLNQWRMQIRDRVTAGERFAGLYSTHRGDAAQLHALLVGGDSVSCLRAGLSPQTNGSLSYPSLTPEVPAAFWYERALHDLSGVIPLGHSRLDPLLLPREPGQPSPRPGNSEQAALERHIHSRAAEQHGPVDVRGGGVFTLPLGPVRSGVFESIEFLIETPGEDIPHLNIRPHYKHRGIAKRFETLPVADGILVAERVEGIASIAHALAFAHAVETLAGVSPPPRAQMVRVIHAELERIANHLDVVMRLCDAAGLAVPIARFGWHKELVLRLVSALCGNRFGRSVVCPGGVNAEPRLPPAGISEQVAVILRRIRGDRDALMVDASFLDRLRGTGHLDPALAASHGALGPVGRGSGYDDDARRRAYDGYVQLPAVDGAVVQDGGDALARLRVRWTEIDISAELIARACDRLATMSDTALAMPIPDVDGFALGWAEAPQGEVLYGLEVRDGAIVRCFARSASLHNMLLFHDVFQGDVFTDFPFIEASFGLCYAGVAM; encoded by the coding sequence ATGAGCATCGCGGTTACGATCACCGTCACCGACCTGGATCTGAATCAGTGGCGCATGCAGATCCGCGACCGTGTCACAGCGGGTGAGCGATTCGCGGGGCTATACAGCACCCATCGTGGCGACGCGGCACAACTGCACGCGCTACTCGTCGGCGGCGATTCGGTCAGCTGTCTGCGGGCCGGCCTGTCGCCGCAAACCAACGGCTCGCTGTCGTATCCGTCGCTGACGCCCGAAGTGCCGGCGGCATTTTGGTACGAACGCGCACTACACGATCTGTCCGGTGTGATACCCCTGGGCCACTCACGGCTGGATCCGCTGCTGCTGCCTCGCGAGCCAGGGCAGCCGTCGCCGCGGCCGGGCAACTCGGAGCAGGCCGCACTGGAACGCCACATCCATTCTCGCGCCGCGGAGCAACATGGGCCCGTCGACGTCAGGGGTGGCGGCGTCTTCACGTTGCCACTCGGACCGGTGCGCTCCGGCGTGTTCGAATCGATCGAATTCCTGATCGAAACACCGGGCGAGGACATTCCGCATCTGAACATCCGGCCGCATTACAAGCATCGCGGAATCGCCAAGCGGTTCGAGACATTGCCAGTAGCCGACGGAATCCTGGTTGCCGAACGGGTGGAGGGCATCGCCTCGATCGCGCACGCGCTCGCTTTCGCCCACGCTGTCGAAACGCTCGCAGGTGTCAGCCCACCGCCGCGCGCGCAGATGGTGCGGGTGATCCACGCCGAGCTGGAACGCATCGCGAACCACCTCGACGTGGTCATGCGGCTCTGCGACGCCGCCGGGTTGGCCGTCCCCATCGCTCGATTCGGGTGGCACAAGGAGTTGGTGTTGCGATTGGTGTCGGCGCTGTGCGGCAACAGATTCGGCCGCTCGGTGGTCTGCCCCGGCGGTGTCAACGCCGAGCCGCGACTCCCGCCCGCGGGCATTTCCGAACAAGTCGCGGTGATCCTGCGACGCATCCGTGGCGACCGCGACGCACTCATGGTCGACGCGTCGTTCCTCGACCGGCTGCGAGGAACCGGACATCTCGACCCCGCACTGGCCGCGTCGCATGGCGCACTCGGACCGGTCGGCCGCGGCTCCGGATACGACGATGATGCTCGTCGCCGCGCCTACGACGGCTACGTCCAACTGCCGGCCGTCGACGGCGCTGTAGTGCAGGACGGTGGTGACGCCTTGGCGCGACTACGGGTGCGGTGGACCGAAATCGACATCTCGGCCGAGCTGATCGCCCGTGCCTGCGACCGGCTTGCAACCATGTCCGATACCGCACTCGCAATGCCGATACCCGACGTCGACGGCTTTGCATTGGGCTGGGCGGAGGCGCCGCAGGGCGAGGTGCTGTACGGGCTGGAGGTCCGCGACGGGGCGATCGTGCGTTGCTTTGCGCGCTCCGCCTCTCTGCACAACATGTTGCTTTTTCACGACGTCTTCCAGGGCGACGTGTTCACCGACTTCCCGTTCATCGAGGCGAGTTTCGGGCTGTGCTACGCCGGGGTGGCGATGTAG
- a CDS encoding NADH-quinone oxidoreductase subunit B family protein translates to MAWAFRGLRNGVVTTAWPKGADEYFDGFAASVRVLDSGSAVPDSVADAAAACPTDAISVEPRPQLDRGRCILCGRCVRLAPDWFAWESGCGTADLACRALVVGDVEETDEALAQLRASLARRVRRLRRSVHIRHVDTGSNGSDEWEIQALTNPVYDVHRLGIFFTASPRHADILLATGIGVAGMVEPLRRTLEAMPEPTVVIAVGTDAISGGILGGGYIGGTGISEHVPVDVWVPGAPASPFSVLHGILLALDRVPAGITGGTR, encoded by the coding sequence ATGGCGTGGGCGTTCAGAGGGCTGCGCAACGGAGTTGTCACGACTGCGTGGCCGAAGGGTGCAGACGAGTACTTCGACGGATTCGCCGCGTCAGTCCGGGTGCTCGATTCCGGCTCTGCCGTGCCGGATTCGGTTGCCGACGCGGCCGCTGCCTGTCCCACCGATGCTATTTCGGTGGAGCCGAGGCCACAGCTGGATCGCGGGCGCTGCATTCTGTGCGGGCGGTGCGTTCGCCTGGCCCCAGATTGGTTCGCATGGGAATCGGGGTGTGGCACAGCAGACCTGGCATGCCGGGCATTGGTGGTTGGTGATGTCGAAGAAACCGACGAGGCGTTGGCGCAGCTGCGAGCCAGCTTGGCCCGGCGGGTGCGGCGGCTGCGCCGTTCGGTGCACATTCGTCATGTCGACACCGGATCAAACGGCAGCGACGAGTGGGAGATCCAGGCGCTGACCAATCCGGTCTACGACGTGCACCGGTTGGGCATCTTCTTTACCGCCAGCCCCCGTCACGCGGACATTTTGCTGGCAACCGGTATCGGCGTTGCCGGGATGGTCGAGCCGCTGCGCCGCACGCTCGAGGCGATGCCGGAGCCGACCGTCGTGATCGCCGTTGGCACCGACGCCATCAGCGGAGGCATCCTCGGCGGCGGATATATCGGCGGTACCGGGATATCCGAACATGTTCCGGTTGATGTGTGGGTGCCGGGCGCGCCGGCCTCGCCGTTCAGCGTGCTGCACGGCATTCTGCTGGCGCTGGATCGCGTGCCCGCGGGAATCACAGGGGGCACGCGGTGA
- a CDS encoding proton-conducting transporter transmembrane domain-containing protein, giving the protein MNLTAAVLFTIGGALGLAGRSERLELGGLAGLGPANLTIDRLSGLFLVISFGVAVPVLMAAAAPANRPRPRLPAAAAIGLAAVAVIVTADNFFVLLFGWETLTVAFYLMAGYDRDLPGRVAGSVITVVFGKASGAAILLGALLLVGRTHTFVFSPEMVDSRSAVGQAAYAFLLLGFGIKVGIVPAHIWVPRGYAAAPGPARAVMAGVAVNVGFYGMWRTLDVLGAPPVWLVCTVLIVGGVTAILGIAHAAVNPDLAALISWSSVENAGVIIAGFGVALVGAAAAEPKLIAAGLVAGTAQVMTHALGKAALFVSASAIEQATGTTDLDRLGAVVRRLPWAGTGLVIGSLTLAGVPLTAGFASEWFTLESLMQQFRVSSLAMQLSTAVSGALVALTIGIAAVTFVRVVALTAFGPERMGEPPMDPDGARVDREWPYRLGIAALVAGCLGAAAFAPLQVRLIGRGLTPIVGDQASGANAKPWVLQPVYADFSALSPTWLWIVLPAMAVVIAGFAALFAGRNPFRTRRVVPWSSASPGVDRGVGYTSFAYANPVRNVLSTMLLTTSGLVTSTDEPTRGLTYRVDVVDLVERYFYRPLTVGTLYVSRIAKRLQSGRLDAYMAYMLIAVLAVLAVVIATS; this is encoded by the coding sequence GTGAATTTGACGGCGGCCGTGCTGTTCACAATCGGCGGAGCGTTGGGCTTAGCCGGTCGGTCCGAGCGACTCGAACTCGGCGGCCTGGCCGGTCTGGGGCCGGCCAACCTGACCATCGACCGGTTGTCGGGCCTGTTCCTGGTCATTTCGTTCGGAGTTGCCGTCCCGGTCCTGATGGCGGCGGCGGCACCGGCGAACCGGCCCCGTCCCCGCCTGCCGGCCGCCGCCGCCATCGGGTTGGCGGCCGTCGCGGTCATCGTCACCGCGGACAACTTCTTCGTACTGCTCTTCGGTTGGGAGACACTGACCGTCGCGTTCTACCTGATGGCCGGCTACGACCGCGATCTACCAGGCCGAGTTGCCGGGTCGGTTATCACAGTCGTTTTCGGCAAGGCCAGCGGCGCAGCGATACTGCTGGGCGCACTGCTGCTGGTGGGGCGGACGCACACCTTCGTGTTCAGCCCAGAGATGGTGGATTCACGCAGCGCTGTCGGTCAGGCCGCCTATGCGTTCCTGTTGCTGGGCTTCGGCATCAAAGTCGGCATCGTTCCCGCGCATATCTGGGTGCCTCGCGGCTATGCCGCAGCTCCCGGGCCGGCACGCGCGGTGATGGCCGGAGTCGCGGTCAACGTCGGCTTCTACGGGATGTGGCGCACGCTGGACGTCCTTGGTGCGCCGCCGGTGTGGCTAGTATGCACGGTCCTGATCGTTGGGGGGGTGACCGCCATCCTGGGCATCGCCCATGCTGCGGTCAATCCCGATCTGGCCGCGTTGATCTCGTGGTCGAGTGTGGAAAATGCGGGCGTGATCATCGCCGGGTTCGGCGTGGCGCTGGTTGGCGCTGCTGCGGCCGAGCCGAAATTGATCGCGGCCGGACTGGTGGCCGGCACCGCCCAGGTGATGACGCATGCCTTGGGCAAGGCAGCGTTGTTCGTCTCGGCTTCTGCGATCGAGCAGGCGACTGGCACCACCGACCTCGACCGGCTGGGGGCCGTCGTTCGTCGCCTGCCCTGGGCCGGGACGGGTTTGGTGATCGGGTCGCTGACATTGGCTGGCGTGCCGTTGACCGCTGGCTTTGCGTCGGAGTGGTTCACGCTGGAGTCGCTGATGCAGCAGTTCCGGGTATCGAGCCTTGCCATGCAGCTTTCTACCGCAGTGAGCGGTGCCTTGGTCGCCTTGACGATCGGTATCGCAGCCGTGACGTTCGTGCGGGTGGTCGCGTTGACGGCGTTCGGTCCGGAGCGAATGGGTGAGCCGCCGATGGATCCGGATGGTGCGCGGGTGGATCGTGAATGGCCGTACCGACTCGGCATAGCCGCCTTGGTGGCCGGCTGCCTGGGCGCCGCGGCCTTCGCGCCGCTGCAGGTGCGGCTCATCGGACGCGGCTTGACGCCGATCGTGGGCGATCAGGCGTCGGGCGCCAACGCCAAGCCGTGGGTGCTGCAGCCGGTCTACGCCGACTTCTCCGCGCTGTCCCCCACGTGGCTCTGGATCGTGTTGCCCGCAATGGCAGTCGTGATTGCCGGCTTTGCGGCGTTGTTCGCCGGACGTAACCCTTTTCGGACACGCCGGGTGGTGCCGTGGTCGTCCGCATCGCCTGGGGTCGACCGGGGAGTGGGCTACACCTCGTTTGCCTACGCCAACCCGGTCCGCAATGTGCTGAGCACCATGCTGTTGACGACTTCTGGATTGGTCACATCCACGGATGAGCCGACCCGAGGCCTGACTTACCGTGTCGACGTCGTCGACCTTGTCGAGCGGTACTTCTATCGGCCGCTGACCGTCGGCACGCTCTATGTATCGCGAATTGCCAAGCGGCTGCAGTCGGGTCGGCTCGATGCATACATGGCCTACATGCTGATCGCGGTGCTGGCCGTGCTAGCGGTGGTGATCGCTACCTCGTGA
- the eno gene encoding phosphopyruvate hydratase translates to MAVRFSSISAIEILDSRGRPTVSVTATLPDGTQVRSGVPAGASTGTREAIELRDGDDQRYAGQGVRRAVENVNGPIADALIDRSFASLEELDQALRELDGTVDKSRLGANAIVGVSMAAARAFARESGQPLWQWLTPAGVVPRLPVPHFNVVNGGAHALNKLDFQEFMIAPVGAPSLPEAIRAGAEVYRRLRSALADRRLATGLGDEGGFAPEIDSPEEVLALLTEAIDDAGYTAGHSGVAIALDPAASEFHRDGRYWLCAESLSSDELIERYISIVEKYPVWSIEDGMGEHDTAGWRKLTGALGDRVQLVGDDNFVTNSELISSAVSAGIANAALIKVNQIGTVSETLAALAVCRASGYGAMISHRSGETSDSFIADLAVGSGCGQLKSGAPARGERVAKYNRLLEIAADADLAFGLPRH, encoded by the coding sequence ATGGCCGTACGGTTTTCGTCGATATCGGCGATAGAGATCCTCGACTCGCGTGGCCGTCCCACTGTGTCGGTAACCGCCACATTGCCCGATGGAACCCAGGTGCGTTCGGGAGTACCTGCCGGCGCCTCGACCGGCACGCGGGAGGCCATCGAGCTGCGCGACGGCGACGACCAGCGCTACGCCGGGCAGGGTGTGCGACGGGCGGTCGAAAACGTCAACGGTCCCATCGCGGACGCCCTGATCGATCGCTCGTTCGCTTCCCTCGAGGAGCTGGATCAAGCTCTGCGGGAACTGGACGGCACTGTCGACAAATCGCGATTGGGTGCCAACGCGATCGTCGGCGTGTCGATGGCTGCGGCGCGGGCGTTCGCGCGAGAGTCCGGACAACCGTTGTGGCAGTGGCTGACTCCTGCCGGCGTGGTTCCTCGGCTGCCGGTGCCACACTTCAACGTCGTCAATGGCGGCGCACATGCGCTGAACAAACTCGACTTCCAGGAGTTCATGATCGCTCCCGTCGGCGCGCCGTCGCTGCCCGAAGCGATCCGGGCCGGGGCCGAAGTGTATCGACGGCTGCGATCCGCATTGGCCGATCGTCGGTTGGCGACCGGGCTTGGGGATGAGGGCGGCTTCGCACCGGAAATCGATTCCCCGGAAGAGGTTCTGGCGCTTCTGACCGAGGCCATCGACGACGCCGGATACACGGCCGGGCATAGCGGCGTCGCCATCGCGCTGGACCCCGCCGCCAGCGAATTCCACCGCGACGGCCGCTACTGGCTGTGCGCTGAATCGCTTAGCAGCGACGAGCTGATCGAGCGCTACATCAGCATTGTCGAAAAATATCCGGTGTGGAGCATCGAAGACGGGATGGGGGAACACGACACGGCGGGCTGGCGGAAGCTGACTGGCGCGCTCGGTGATCGCGTGCAGCTGGTTGGCGACGACAACTTCGTCACCAACTCCGAGCTGATCAGCTCCGCGGTGAGCGCGGGTATCGCCAACGCCGCCCTGATCAAGGTGAACCAAATCGGGACGGTTTCGGAAACCCTTGCCGCCTTGGCGGTTTGCCGAGCCTCGGGGTACGGCGCGATGATTTCGCACCGCTCCGGCGAGACGTCCGATTCGTTCATCGCCGACCTGGCAGTCGGTTCGGGGTGCGGTCAGCTCAAGTCGGGTGCCCCTGCCCGGGGCGAGCGGGTAGCCAAATACAACCGGCTGCTCGAAATAGCCGCCGATGCTGATTTGGCGTTCGGATTGCCCCGCCATTGA
- a CDS encoding DUF190 domain-containing protein has product MDEDCLKLTAYFDERQRSGRRFLADAILDPYGQRQIASSIVLRGITGFGTGRHLRSDQSLTLSENPPIAVIAVDTKARVEEMLDSLLAIERCGLLTMERARLLYDDIGPIELSDELHEATKLTIYVGRKERVYGVPAYIALCELMYRRKLAGASVFLGVDGTFHGSRQRARFFGGNADVPVMIIAVGSGEHIGRVLPELGGLLRRPLITVERVRVCKRDGELLERPHALPGTDEHGLALWQKLMVYTSESARHDGMPIHRALVQRLRQHKSSSGATVLRGIWGFHGDHEPHGDKLLSLSRHVPVVTIIVDTPANIAASFDVVDELTSEQGLVTSEMVPALLTAADGNGNGGPTIAHHNY; this is encoded by the coding sequence ATGGATGAGGATTGTCTCAAGCTCACCGCGTACTTCGACGAGCGCCAGCGCAGTGGGCGTCGCTTCCTGGCCGACGCAATCCTCGACCCGTACGGCCAGCGCCAGATCGCGTCGAGCATCGTGCTGCGTGGCATCACCGGCTTCGGTACCGGGCGTCACCTCAGGAGCGATCAGTCGCTGACCCTGTCCGAGAATCCGCCCATCGCGGTGATCGCCGTGGATACCAAAGCACGGGTTGAAGAAATGCTTGACTCCTTGCTGGCGATCGAGCGATGCGGTCTGCTGACCATGGAGCGCGCCCGTCTGCTGTACGACGACATCGGGCCGATCGAGTTATCCGACGAACTGCACGAAGCGACGAAGCTGACGATCTACGTCGGCCGCAAGGAACGCGTCTACGGTGTCCCCGCATATATCGCGCTGTGTGAGCTGATGTACCGGCGAAAGCTCGCCGGCGCCTCGGTGTTTCTCGGCGTGGACGGCACCTTTCATGGGAGCCGCCAACGTGCACGCTTCTTCGGCGGCAACGCCGACGTCCCGGTCATGATCATCGCCGTCGGAAGCGGTGAGCACATCGGCCGGGTACTTCCCGAACTCGGCGGTCTGCTGCGGCGCCCGTTGATCACCGTGGAACGAGTGCGCGTCTGCAAGCGCGACGGAGAACTGCTGGAACGCCCGCACGCGCTGCCGGGCACCGACGAACACGGTCTGGCGCTGTGGCAGAAACTGATGGTCTACACATCGGAATCGGCACGCCACGACGGCATGCCGATCCACCGCGCGTTGGTTCAGCGGCTTCGGCAGCATAAGTCATCCAGTGGTGCAACGGTATTACGCGGAATCTGGGGATTCCACGGTGATCACGAGCCGCACGGCGACAAGCTGCTCTCGCTCAGCCGTCATGTCCCGGTCGTCACGATCATCGTCGACACCCCGGCCAACATCGCCGCATCCTTCGACGTGGTGGACGAGCTCACCTCGGAGCAGGGACTGGTGACCAGCGAAATGGTGCCCGCGCTGCTGACAGCCGCCGACGGTAACGGCAACGGCGGGCCAACAATCGCCCACCACAACTACTAG
- a CDS encoding MFS transporter, whose amino-acid sequence MTLRPEDRRRVSPAMKFVLMVGVMSFFADFTYEASRSIVGQFLGLLGAGALAIAVITGFGELLGYGLRLFSGRGADRTGLYWPITIGGYILQMSVVPLLALAGSWQVAAILVVAERIGKAIRNPPRDAMLSHAAKETGYGWGVGVHEALDQFGAMVGPLLVSFVVASTHDNYRIAFAALAVPAVIMLSLLALARLLYPRPQDLEPITTQMQVQGLPRVFWTYLVAAALVAAGFADFPIMAFHFQTAGTVSATYTPIFYAAAMAVSGTGSLVFGRLFDRFGIGLLVPLTVIAAAYAPLVFFRRILASLDRQLFVGTGHGGSRIDRPGRRSADGIAHPARLRLRPLHRHLRHRLVRRQHSHRRAL is encoded by the coding sequence ATGACCCTGCGCCCAGAGGACCGCCGGCGCGTCTCGCCTGCAATGAAATTCGTGTTGATGGTCGGCGTAATGAGTTTCTTCGCCGACTTCACCTACGAAGCATCCCGCAGCATCGTCGGCCAGTTCTTGGGCTTGCTTGGCGCCGGCGCACTGGCCATCGCGGTGATCACCGGATTCGGCGAACTGCTCGGCTACGGATTGCGCCTGTTCTCGGGACGCGGCGCAGACCGCACCGGACTCTATTGGCCAATCACGATCGGCGGCTACATCCTTCAGATGTCGGTGGTGCCACTGCTGGCCCTGGCCGGAAGTTGGCAAGTCGCCGCCATCCTGGTAGTCGCAGAACGGATCGGTAAAGCCATCCGCAACCCGCCCCGGGACGCGATGCTGTCCCACGCCGCCAAAGAGACGGGCTACGGCTGGGGCGTCGGCGTCCACGAGGCGCTCGACCAGTTCGGCGCCATGGTCGGCCCCTTGCTCGTCTCGTTCGTCGTGGCCAGTACCCACGACAACTACCGGATTGCCTTTGCCGCACTTGCCGTTCCGGCGGTGATCATGCTGTCCCTGCTGGCGTTGGCCCGGCTGCTTTACCCACGTCCGCAGGACCTCGAACCGATAACCACACAGATGCAAGTGCAGGGGCTGCCCCGAGTGTTTTGGACCTACCTCGTCGCCGCCGCATTGGTGGCCGCCGGCTTCGCCGACTTCCCGATCATGGCCTTCCACTTCCAGACAGCGGGAACCGTCTCGGCCACCTACACGCCGATCTTTTACGCGGCCGCAATGGCGGTGTCCGGCACTGGTTCTCTGGTGTTCGGACGACTGTTCGACCGATTCGGAATCGGACTGCTGGTACCGCTAACAGTGATCGCCGCGGCGTACGCGCCGCTGGTCTTCTTTCGGCGGATTCTGGCCAGCCTTGATCGGCAGCTGTTTGTGGGGACTGGGCATGGGGGTTCACGAATCGATCGTCCCGGCCGCCGTAGCGCCGATGGTATCGCCCACCCGGCGCGCCTCCGCCTACGGCCTCTTCACCGGCATCTACGGCATCGCCTGGTTCGCCGGCAGCACAGCCATCGGCGCGCTCTTTAG
- a CDS encoding glutaredoxin domain-containing protein, with the protein MQCKATFHALDREGITYSAVDISENADARDYLLSLGYLQIPVVVAGAEQWAGFRPDRIRALTGAA; encoded by the coding sequence ATGCAATGCAAGGCGACCTTCCACGCGCTAGACCGCGAAGGAATCACCTACAGCGCCGTCGACATCAGCGAAAACGCCGACGCGCGCGATTACCTGCTGAGCCTGGGCTACCTGCAGATTCCCGTCGTCGTCGCGGGCGCCGAGCAGTGGGCCGGATTCAGACCAGACCGCATCCGCGCTCTGACCGGCGCCGCCTGA